The following proteins come from a genomic window of Yinghuangia sp. ASG 101:
- the coaD gene encoding pantetheine-phosphate adenylyltransferase, with the protein MRRVVCPGSFDPVTNGHLDIIGRASCLYDEVYVAIGFNRNKRSGLFEVEERIEMLHEVTAHYGNVRVEAFEGLLVNFCRQREIPAIIKGLRAVTDFDYELQMAQMNYGLTEVETLFVATNPLYSFLSSSLIKEVATYGGDVSGLVPPTVLRRLTERLADK; encoded by the coding sequence GTGCGTCGAGTCGTCTGTCCCGGGTCGTTCGACCCGGTGACCAACGGGCATTTGGACATCATCGGCCGGGCCTCGTGCCTGTACGACGAGGTCTATGTCGCGATCGGCTTCAACCGCAACAAGCGGTCCGGCCTCTTCGAGGTCGAGGAGCGCATCGAAATGCTCCACGAGGTCACCGCGCACTACGGCAACGTCCGGGTCGAGGCCTTCGAAGGGCTCCTCGTCAATTTCTGCCGACAGCGCGAGATCCCCGCGATCATCAAGGGACTGCGCGCGGTCACGGACTTCGACTACGAGCTGCAGATGGCGCAGATGAACTACGGCCTGACCGAGGTCGAAACCCTGTTCGTGGCGACCAATCCGCTGTACAGCTTCCTGTCGTCGAGCCTGATCAAAGAGGTCGCGACCTACGGCGGAGACGTGTCCGGATTGGTGCCGCCGACCGTCCTGCGCCGCCTGACCGAACGTTTGGCTGACAAGTAG
- a CDS encoding cell division initiation protein: MDVSPKLDELIALVESARSMPMSASCVVNRAEVVARLEEVKNLIPEEMTRARQILSDRDAVLEESRREAERVVSGAREERGALIADTDVAREAYAEAERIMTAARLEAERIRSEADDYVDQKLANFEVVLNKTLSAVGRGRDKMRGRRATDELGEYLKAQDEADGAPGSLQARLDADEDAPFLGRSAPVAPPQQQGAAGYPEQPAYAPAAQQQPPQQPQQPQQPQQGGYYDTGAYPQQPQQPAYEPTGYESGGYEVPQYQQQYAAQQPGVPQQGGPVQQRYDAALDETSFFDTSLIDVRQFNPDGRQG; this comes from the coding sequence GTGGACGTATCGCCCAAGCTCGACGAGCTCATCGCGTTGGTCGAGAGCGCCCGTTCGATGCCCATGTCGGCCTCGTGCGTGGTCAACCGGGCCGAAGTGGTCGCCCGTCTGGAAGAGGTCAAGAACCTCATCCCGGAGGAGATGACGCGGGCCCGGCAGATCCTCAGCGACCGCGACGCGGTGCTGGAGGAGAGCCGCCGCGAGGCGGAGCGCGTCGTTTCCGGAGCGCGCGAGGAGCGCGGTGCGCTGATCGCCGACACCGACGTGGCGCGCGAGGCGTACGCCGAGGCCGAGCGCATCATGACCGCCGCCCGACTGGAGGCCGAGCGCATCCGGTCGGAAGCCGATGACTATGTCGACCAGAAACTCGCCAACTTCGAGGTCGTCCTCAACAAGACCCTCTCGGCCGTGGGCCGGGGCCGCGACAAGATGCGCGGGCGCCGGGCCACCGACGAACTCGGCGAGTACCTGAAGGCGCAGGACGAGGCCGACGGCGCGCCCGGCAGCCTCCAGGCCCGGCTCGACGCCGACGAGGACGCGCCGTTCCTCGGCCGGTCGGCGCCCGTCGCGCCGCCGCAGCAGCAGGGCGCGGCAGGCTACCCCGAGCAGCCCGCGTACGCCCCGGCCGCCCAACAGCAGCCGCCGCAACAACCGCAGCAACCGCAACAACCGCAGCAGGGCGGCTACTACGACACGGGCGCCTACCCCCAGCAGCCGCAGCAGCCGGCGTACGAGCCGACGGGCTACGAGTCCGGCGGCTACGAGGTCCCGCAGTACCAGCAGCAGTACGCCGCCCAGCAGCCCGGCGTCCCGCAGCAGGGCGGACCCGTCCAGCAGCGCTACGACGCGGCACTCGACGAGACGAGCTTCTTCGACACGAGCCTGATCGATGTCCGGCAGTTCAACCCCGACGGCCGACAGGGCTGA
- the rsmD gene encoding 16S rRNA (guanine(966)-N(2))-methyltransferase RsmD, translated as MTRVIGGAAGGRRLSVPSGDTTRPTSDRAREGLFSTLLSLRRSFHGARVLDLFAGSGAVGLEALSRGAAHALLVEADPGAAKVVRANMRALGLPGAELRVARAERVAEEPPEGGPYDVVFLDPPYPVPDADVALLLTSLLTGGWLGDDALVAVERSTRGGAFAWPDGFAEVRSRRYGEGTLWYGRAARS; from the coding sequence ATGACCCGCGTGATCGGCGGCGCCGCGGGCGGCCGACGACTGTCGGTGCCCTCCGGCGACACCACCCGTCCCACCTCCGACCGCGCGCGCGAAGGGCTCTTCTCCACGCTGCTGTCGTTGCGCCGGAGCTTCCACGGCGCACGCGTGCTCGACCTCTTCGCCGGTTCGGGGGCCGTGGGCCTGGAGGCGCTGTCCCGGGGGGCGGCGCACGCGCTGCTGGTCGAGGCCGACCCGGGGGCCGCCAAGGTCGTGCGGGCCAACATGCGGGCGCTCGGGCTGCCCGGTGCCGAACTGCGCGTCGCGCGTGCCGAGCGGGTGGCCGAGGAGCCGCCCGAGGGCGGGCCGTACGACGTCGTCTTCCTCGACCCGCCCTACCCCGTTCCCGACGCCGACGTCGCCCTGTTGTTGACGTCGCTGCTGACCGGCGGATGGCTCGGAGACGACGCACTGGTCGCCGTCGAGCGCTCGACCCGGGGCGGGGCCTTCGCGTGGCCGGACGGATTCGCCGAGGTCAGGTCCCGTCGTTACGGCGAAGGGACGCTCTGGTACGGTCGCGCCGCGCGCTCATGA